In Desulfuromonadales bacterium, the genomic window CCAAGCGCCGCTATATCGACAGGGAAGGCCTGTCCACCACGACCCGGCTGCTCACCGACGTCCCGCGCCTGGCCCGCCTCTGCGGCACTTTTCCCCGCCTGGTGGGCGCCCTGCAGGCGAGTCGGGCTGTCGGCCCCCTGCTGCGCAAGGCCGCCGGCCTGCATCCGGAGCGCCAACTCCCGGCCTTTCCGGCAGAGAGTTTCTTCCGATGGGCCGAGAAAAAAGGTTTGGCCGCCCGCCGAGAGGGCGACTGCAACGTGGCCTATTTTGCCGGCTGCACGGCCGGCTACCTTTTTCCCCAGATCGGCCGGGCGGTGGTGGAGGTTCTGGAGCGCAACGGCGTGACGGTCCAGGTTCCGCCGCAGCAGTGCTGCGGCATGCCGCAGTTGGTGGAAGGCGACCGTCAGGGCGCCCTGCAGCGAGCCCGCGCCAACATGGCGACGCTGCTCGATTCGGTTCGGGCCGGAGATGACCTGGTCAGCTCCTGTCCCACCTGCGGCTTCTTTATGAAGACGCTTCTCAAGGAGCGGGCCTATTATTCCGCGGCTTATCAGGAATCGGTAAATGCCGGCGCGGATGAGCTGAAGGTGCCGGACCCGAACCAGGGCGGTAATAAGCACAGGGTCCTCAAAAAACTGGTGTTCGGGAATATCCTCAAGGATGACGGCTATTTCTCCTCTCTCGACCCCATGGCCCGCATCGGCATCGCCGAGCATCTCTTCGACGCCGGGGAGTACCTGGCCCGCCTGCATGCCGAGGGGCGCCTCGATACCCGCTTCAATGCCCTGCCCGGACGCATGGCCTACTTTGCCCCCTGCCATCAGCGGGAGCAGAAGATGGGTCGCCCCTACCTGGAACTGCTGGCGTTGATTCCCGGCCTGAATGTCGAATTGATAGGCGACACGGAGTGCTGCGGCATGGGCGGCAATTTCGGCTTCAAGGCCGATTTCCACGAGCAATCCCTTGCCGTCGGCCGGCCCCTGCTGGAAAAGATCCGGAAACAGGACCCCGCGGCGATCATCACCGACTGCATGAGCTGCCGGCTGCAGTTCCGCCACGCCTTGCCCTATCCGGTCTTCCATCCGCTGGAAATCCTGGCCCGGGCCTATCAGGGAGGGGCGGCCGAGACTGGCCAGAACTGAGCGGACAAGAGCGGCGGCTGGGCAATGCTCCTCCGTCGCCTGCGGCCTGGAGGCGAGAGCGGAGAGTGGGAGCCGGCCAAGTGTGGCCGGCTCTTTTGTCTTTTGTCTGAATTATGCAAAACGCTGCATTGATTCAGACCCGCCTTCCGACTATAATTTCCCACGTTATGCAGAATCAGCACATCGAAACGGCATCATCATCGATCTGTACCGATGTCACCGGCGTCATCCTGGCCGGCGGGCGGAGCTCGCGCATGGGCCGGGACAAGGCGGCGCTGGAGTTCGGGGGAGTCACTTTCTTCGAGCGAATCCTCTCCGTCTTCCGGTCGCTCTTCCCGCACGTCCTCATTGCCGGCGACCGGCCTGATCTGGCGGCGCCGGACCTGCCC contains:
- a CDS encoding heterodisulfide reductase-related iron-sulfur binding cluster, which translates into the protein MTDSPEPKPEKTPQEILRGVIELCADCDTCRFLMDEDCAFFPELYRLWDQEKETGVPVPEAQLRRLTELCTLCGLCPCPRVPVDVMEAKRRYIDREGLSTTTRLLTDVPRLARLCGTFPRLVGALQASRAVGPLLRKAAGLHPERQLPAFPAESFFRWAEKKGLAARREGDCNVAYFAGCTAGYLFPQIGRAVVEVLERNGVTVQVPPQQCCGMPQLVEGDRQGALQRARANMATLLDSVRAGDDLVSSCPTCGFFMKTLLKERAYYSAAYQESVNAGADELKVPDPNQGGNKHRVLKKLVFGNILKDDGYFSSLDPMARIGIAEHLFDAGEYLARLHAEGRLDTRFNALPGRMAYFAPCHQREQKMGRPYLELLALIPGLNVELIGDTECCGMGGNFGFKADFHEQSLAVGRPLLEKIRKQDPAAIITDCMSCRLQFRHALPYPVFHPLEILARAYQGGAAETGQN